One window of the Allosaccharopolyspora coralli genome contains the following:
- a CDS encoding TIGR02569 family protein yields the protein MSATPEPPPTHVRAAFGARGEEEPELLEGGIAWRCGEVVLRPASHTAEAAWVAQTLDLLEPEDVRLARPLRSTDGRWVVSGWSANRNIDGKPEPRHDEVVAASLRLHAASSFLAKPRFLDSRQDLYSLADRMAWGEQEHPLVPEKGGRLYDVLEGSRRKVQLRQQVVHGDLFGNVLFAGNAPPGILEFAPYWRPAEWAAAVAVIDSLAWGGADPAIVERWSHLAEWPQSLLRALLFRLAVHALHPASTTQSLGGLEYASQMVLEVL from the coding sequence GTGAGTGCTACACCTGAGCCACCCCCGACGCATGTGCGTGCCGCCTTCGGCGCGCGTGGCGAGGAGGAGCCCGAACTCCTCGAGGGCGGGATCGCCTGGCGGTGCGGCGAAGTCGTGCTCCGTCCCGCATCGCACACCGCCGAGGCCGCCTGGGTGGCGCAGACGCTGGACCTGCTGGAACCGGAGGACGTGCGACTGGCCCGCCCGCTGCGGTCGACCGACGGGCGCTGGGTGGTCTCGGGCTGGTCGGCCAACCGCAACATCGACGGGAAACCGGAACCCCGTCACGACGAGGTGGTCGCCGCGTCGTTGCGGCTGCACGCGGCCAGTAGTTTCCTCGCCAAGCCTCGCTTTCTCGACTCGCGCCAGGATCTCTACTCGCTCGCGGACCGCATGGCCTGGGGCGAACAGGAGCACCCGCTGGTGCCGGAGAAGGGCGGCCGGCTCTACGACGTTCTCGAGGGCTCCCGCCGCAAGGTCCAGCTGCGTCAGCAGGTCGTGCACGGTGACCTGTTCGGCAACGTGCTGTTCGCGGGCAACGCGCCGCCCGGGATTCTCGAGTTCGCGCCGTACTGGCGGCCCGCCGAGTGGGCCGCGGCGGTCGCCGTGATCGACTCGTTGGCCTGGGGCGGTGCGGACCCGGCGATCGTGGAGCGCTGGTCGCATCTCGCCGAGTGGCCGCAGTCGTTGCTGCGGGCGTTGCTGTTCCGGCTCGCGGTGCACGCGCTGCATCCGGCCTCCACGACACAGTCGCTGGGCGGGCTGGAGTACGCCTCGCAGATGGTGCTCGAGGTCCTCTGA
- a CDS encoding uroporphyrinogen-III synthase, which yields MSENLPLSGVTVGLTAERKADEFAALLTRRGAHVVLGPSMHTVPLPEDGELAAATTDVLSGPVDVVVAVTGVGFRGWVEAADHNGVGDRLRESLGSATLLARGAKARGAVRGVGLADPWTAPTEESSEILEYLLAGGVSGKRVVVQVHGDPMTEFRERLTQAGAEVVAVPVYRWTDPVDLAPLDALIDAVIAGEVDALPFTSAPAAANLFGRADRTERGAALRQAMRERVLVASVGPVTAKPLEAEGVPYSMSERARTASLVTLLETRLPSPG from the coding sequence ATGAGCGAGAACCTCCCGTTGAGCGGAGTCACCGTCGGGCTCACGGCCGAGCGCAAGGCGGACGAGTTCGCCGCCTTGTTGACCCGCCGGGGCGCACACGTCGTGCTCGGGCCGTCGATGCACACCGTGCCGCTGCCCGAGGACGGCGAGTTGGCGGCGGCCACGACCGACGTCCTGTCCGGGCCGGTCGATGTCGTCGTGGCGGTCACGGGCGTCGGATTCCGCGGCTGGGTCGAGGCCGCGGACCACAACGGGGTCGGCGACCGGCTCAGGGAGTCGCTGGGTTCGGCGACGCTGCTCGCTCGGGGTGCGAAGGCGCGCGGCGCCGTCCGTGGGGTGGGGCTCGCCGATCCGTGGACCGCGCCGACGGAGGAGTCGTCGGAGATCCTGGAGTACCTGCTCGCGGGCGGGGTCTCCGGCAAGCGGGTCGTCGTGCAGGTGCACGGTGATCCGATGACCGAGTTCCGCGAACGGCTCACGCAGGCCGGGGCGGAGGTTGTCGCCGTTCCGGTGTACCGCTGGACGGACCCGGTTGATCTGGCTCCGCTGGACGCGTTGATCGACGCGGTGATCGCCGGTGAGGTCGACGCGTTGCCGTTCACCAGTGCTCCGGCGGCGGCGAACCTGTTCGGCCGCGCGGACCGCACCGAGCGCGGTGCGGCGTTACGCCAGGCCATGCGCGAGCGGGTGTTGGTGGCGAGCGTCGGCCCGGTGACGGCGAAGCCGCTGGAGGCCGAGGGTGTCCCGTACTCGATGTCCGAACGCGCCCGGACCGCTTCGCTCGTGACACTCCTGGAGACCCGGCTGCCGTCCCCCGGGTGA
- a CDS encoding MGMT family protein produces the protein MDEETFERVRAVVESIPNGRVLSYGDVAALAGLRSARLVGRILSEDGADVPWHRVLRSDGTVATHLREQQLTRLRAEGVLADRDRVPMRRYRWSPAP, from the coding sequence GTGGATGAGGAGACGTTCGAGCGGGTGCGCGCCGTCGTGGAGTCGATTCCGAACGGGCGGGTGTTGTCCTACGGGGACGTCGCCGCGCTCGCGGGGTTGCGGTCGGCGAGGCTGGTCGGGCGCATCCTCTCGGAGGACGGTGCGGACGTGCCGTGGCACCGCGTGTTGCGTTCGGACGGCACCGTCGCGACGCATCTGCGCGAGCAGCAGCTCACCCGCCTTCGAGCCGAAGGTGTCCTGGCCGACCGCGACCGAGTGCCCATGCGCCGCTACCGCTGGTCCCCGGCACCTTAG